The following DNA comes from Thermomicrobiales bacterium.
GTCCGTGCGTGCCCATCATGTGTTCGAACGCAACGATGGATAGGGGAAGTCCCCTATCCATCTGTCGATGATGCTGCCGCTACGCAGGCGGATCCTCGGTGCTTCCCTCGAAGCGAGACGGGGCCAGGTAGACATCGACGTTGTCGCTCGTGACGTACGCCAGACTGGTGTCGGTATTCGCCGGAGAAACCGCGCCACCCGAGAGCTTGTAGAGATAGAGCTGCAGCGTGGGAATGAATCCCTGCAGATACGGCTGCTGGTCGGTGGTGAATGTCATGTCGCCGCTTTGGATGAGCGAAAGGGTCTCTGGCAACAGATCGTACCCGGCGGTAATGACTCCCTCCGCCGCCAGACCGTACTTCTGGGAGACCTTCCCAACCGACAGCGAGTCCGTGGCGCCGGTGCCGAACATACCCACGATGTCCGGATTGGCGAGATAGTACGCCTCGATGCGTGACTCTTCTGTCGCCTGATCGACGCCAGAATCGAGCGTTTCATACTCGACTGGATCTCCAGCATCCTTGATGGCCTGAATGTACCCATCGAGCCGCGGCTGCAGATTCAATGATCCGGGAGTGGCGATGGAGAGCATCACCTTGCCGCCTGGCTTCACCATCGGCAGCCACTTCTGGGCAATGTTATAGCCGGATTCATACAGGCTCTGGCCCACATAGGCCAATCGCGCGTTGCCGGTCGTATCGGCGTTATACCCGATGACCGGAATGCCGACGCTCAGCGCATCTTCAGTGGGTTGATTGAATGCTTCGGCATCGACCAGGCAGACGGCGATGCCGTCCACGTTGCCCGCGATCGCCGTTTGCATCGCGGACACCATCTCGGCCACGTCGGAAGTCTCCGACCCGGTCCACTGATAGCCGCAGCCGAAGAACGCGCAGGCATCCTCGATTCCGTAGATGGTCGGCGTGAAGAACGGGTTGGTCGTCACATGGTTGACGAATGTGAACTGATAGTCCTTCTGCGGCAGCCCACCTTGAGCCAGCGCCTCACGAACTGATCTCGAGCCAAATCCTGCGCCGAACGCGGCCGCCGCCGCTCCGCCCAGGCCCAGCTTCGTCACGATCCCAAGCGCCTTGCGCCGGCTCACCTCGTAACTGGTGCGCTGGGCTTGTGACATGCTATCCAGGAAATCCTTCTCCATCGATGGACCACCTTTCTTCTCTTGAGTTGTCGACGGAACGCTCCGCGATTGGGTGTTTCGTCTTTGTAGCATCTCGATCGCATGGGGTCAAGCGCGGTTGCGGAGCCAAACGGGCGCGCTCCTCGCTCCAATTGGCGTGAGCTTCCGCACTACCCGGTATCGCCAAGGATTCGCAATCGGTCCACTGGAACGCACATTGCATAATTGATTCGGTAAGGAACACGAGCGCCGGGAGACTGCGCTCGCGCAGCATCGCTCCCCGCGAGCGGCCCACATATCAAGGAGAGCCTCAACTTGGCAACCGCGATCGATCGCCAGCTCGAAGAACGCGCGATCAACTCCATCCGCTTCCTCTCGGTCGATGCCGTGCAGAAGGCCAACTCCGGCCATCCTGGCCTGCCGATGGGCGCCGCGAACATGGCCTACGTCCTCTGGACCGAATACCTGCGGCACAACCCGAAGAATCCGCACTGGGCAAATCGCGACCGTTTCATTCTCTCGGCCGGTCACGGCTCCGCGTTGCTCTATTCGCTCCTCTATCTGACCGGCTACGACCTCTCGCTGGACGACCTGAAAGACTTCCGCCAACTCGGATCGATCACTCCGGGACACCCCGAATACGGACTCACCCCGGGCGTGGAAGTCACCACCGGACCGCTCGGGCAGGGCTTCGCCAACGGCGTCGGCAT
Coding sequences within:
- a CDS encoding sugar ABC transporter substrate-binding protein, which gives rise to MSQAQRTSYEVSRRKALGIVTKLGLGGAAAAAFGAGFGSRSVREALAQGGLPQKDYQFTFVNHVTTNPFFTPTIYGIEDACAFFGCGYQWTGSETSDVAEMVSAMQTAIAGNVDGIAVCLVDAEAFNQPTEDALSVGIPVIGYNADTTGNARLAYVGQSLYESGYNIAQKWLPMVKPGGKVMLSIATPGSLNLQPRLDGYIQAIKDAGDPVEYETLDSGVDQATEESRIEAYYLANPDIVGMFGTGATDSLSVGKVSQKYGLAAEGVITAGYDLLPETLSLIQSGDMTFTTDQQPYLQGFIPTLQLYLYKLSGGAVSPANTDTSLAYVTSDNVDVYLAPSRFEGSTEDPPA